One segment of Polypterus senegalus isolate Bchr_013 chromosome 8, ASM1683550v1, whole genome shotgun sequence DNA contains the following:
- the LOC120533209 gene encoding zona pellucida sperm-binding protein 3-like has protein sequence MWCKDKGQRAVVLLFFFFCDAFSQPRFKGQKQIAKHQKPAVMHYVEPRAGAPQTVTAQCTDSEVIVTISPDLLGIQKPVQPSDLSIGGCGVTSPAGAQSFVIEAPLQGCGSTVEMLGAVIAYTFTLDYNPSPVDGLPIVRTNPAVVHIECQYNRLHNVSSNALNPTWVPYTSTISSEDILGFSLVIMSSDWSGPSPSNTFFLGDLINLQASVDSTNHEPLRVFVDSCVATPGSNASAPAYTFIGNNGCFLDSKLTGSNSQFVSPRVAQSLMQFQLDAFRFYGLTTSSIFITCHLKVTLVSANVDPLNKDCSYNSALSQWSSVDGDNAVCSCCDTSCANPPPFRRGSGAAKHRPRRASEVSATAGWQETISVGPVFLEQVAPLSLSRSLSPQQDEVSAGSQFHYSLLGAVVGVLAVSCVAVLFFAHRKAKGTVNTKQ, from the exons ATGTGGTGTAAAGACAAGGGTCAGAGAGCCGTGgtattgctgttctttttcttctgcGATGCATTTTCTCAGCCCCGTTTCAAAGGACAGAAGCAAATCGCAAAACACCAGAAGCCCGCGGTCATGCATTATGTTGAGCCGAGAGCTGGCGCTCCGCAGACCGTAACCGCTCAGTGCACCGACAGTGAGGTGATCGTCACCATCAGTCCGGACTTGCTGGGCATCCAAAAGCCGGTGCAGCCTTCTGATCTTTCCATAGGTGGATGTGGCGTCACCAGCCCTGCCGGTGCTCAGTCCTTCGTGATTGAAGCACCTCTGCAGGGCTGTGGGAGCACCGTGGAG ATGCTGGGAGCTGTAATTGCCTACACCTTCACCCTTGACTACAATCCTTCTCCAGTTGATGGTCTTCCCATTGTAAGAACAAATCCAGCTGTGGTGCACATTGAATGCCAATACAACAG GCTACACAATGTAAGCAGCAATGCTTTAAACCCCACTTGGGTTCCCTACACCTCCACGATATCTTCTGAGGATATTCTGGGCTTCTCGCTTGTTATAATGAGCA GTGACTGGAGTGGGCCGAGTCCATCCAACACATTCTTCCTAGGAGACCTCATTAACCTTCAAGCGTCTGTGGACAGCACTAACCACGAGCCTCTCCGTGTCTTTGTGGACAGCTGTGTGGCCACTCCTGGGTCCAATGCATCTGCCCCGGCCTACACCTTCATTGGGAATAATGG GTGTTTCTTAGACAGCAAACTGACAGGCTCCAATTCCCAGTTCGTGTCCCCCAGAGTTGCCCAGTCTTTAATGCAGTTTCAGCTGGATGCCTTCAGGTTTTATGGTCTGACTACTAGTTCA ATCTTCATTACCTGCCATCTGAAGGTGACCTTGGTGTCTGCTAATGTTGATCCTTTGAATAAGGATTGTTCATACAACTCTGCACTGAGCCA GTGGAGCTCGGTGGATGGAGACAATGCTGTCTGTAGCTGCTGTGACACAAGCTGTGCCAACCCCCCTCCCTTCAGGAGGGGCTCTGGTGCCGCTAAACACAGACCCAGGAGAGCAA GTGAAGTGAGTGCAACAGCTGGATGGCAGGAGACCATTTCTGTTGGCCCTGTTTTTCTGGAGCAGGTCGCTCCTTTGTCTTTATCTCGGTCCCTGTCTCCTCAGCAAGATGAAGTCTCTGCAG GCTCACAATTCCACTATTCCCTCCTTGGTGCTGTTGTAGGTGTCCTGGCTGTCTCGTGTGTGGCTGTACTATTCTTTGCCCACAGAAAAGCAAAGGGCACTGTTAATACTAAGCAATAA